ACTCTGTGTGACATTCTCATCAAAACCACTCCAACGGGAGTCAGAAGACCAACAGATGCCCAAAGCATGAAGCCGTGGACTTCCATCTGAAACTGAAGCTGAGGGTCTATCTGCAGGATATCAAACTCAAAGCAAGAACACAAAGCAAGCTACCCAAAacagaaaacttgaaaaataagaatGTTTACCTTCTGAAGAGTGTTGTTTCCAGTTTGGTGCCCTGCCTTCTCTAATGATTCTTCAGATGAAACAACAACAGAACCAGCAGGGGACATAAGTACAGAAACAAGAAGCCATGTATGACTCATGCACGCGATCGTCTTCTGTGAGATTGCCATTCTGCTCAGAATCGGCAGATAAGTAAAACTTTTGGTAGACCAATCTTCTCAGTATACTCACAAAGTTTCGTGCAGAAATCAAGATTCTGCAGCACAGTAGGCATCGCAAACACCTCCCGTATATGATCAATTTgcaacagagagaaagagaaagataaagagagagagagagggagagggagagagaggaacgATCAACAATCAACAAATCTTTTGCACATAGCAACTTTAAATAAATCCCAAGGAATAACCATAGTACACTCTTCGTCTGCAAAGGCAAAAGGAAAGATAAAAAGTAAAGGAATTAAAGGAGATATTATAGTCAAACACTAACGCATGAGGTAATTATTCCATACCCAGAAAAGTGGAATGAAGCTCTTTTGGTTTCCGCAGTTAGATAACAACAATAGTTTCCGTTCAAGCATCTAACCATGCAAAAAGACCACCATAAAATTTATCATCTCTTTAATGGTTTGCCAAAATTGTGTTCATTGTTAAAGGAGAGAAAATGGCGCTCTTGggatttaagaaaaaaaaagtgaagattgGTCTTGATTTTGGAAGATAAAATGGAACTTTCTTGTTTTTAGAGGAAATGGCCAAAGAAAAAGTGACTTGCTAGAGTTGTTTGGAATATAAAGCTGTGAATATAGTGAAGCAGGATTGCAGGAGATGACGACCTCTGGAAACAAAAGTATTTGGGAAACTTCTGTTAAAGTT
This window of the Nymphaea colorata isolate Beijing-Zhang1983 chromosome 2, ASM883128v2, whole genome shotgun sequence genome carries:
- the LOC116247092 gene encoding cytochrome b561 domain-containing protein At2g30890-like yields the protein MLERKLLLLSNCGNQKSFIPLFWTKSVLWLFLGIYLKLLCAKDLLIVDRSSLSLSLSLSLYLSLSLCCKLIIYGRCLRCLLCCRILISARNFKTIACMSHTWLLVSVLMSPAGSVVVSSEESLEKAGHQTGNNTLQKIDPQLQFQMEVHGFMLWASVGLLTPVGVVLMRMSHRVDCRKKLKILFYLHAVLEIISVSLATIGAIMALKNFENKFNNTHQRIGLAIYALLWLQPFVGLCRPHRGIKGRSSWYFLHWLLGTGVSLLGFLNIYIGLYAYHNRTSNNVTVWVILLTSEVSFISFLYLLQDKWDYLQKQRSFLGAEEPIRPTHQVSSLANKMGGSHS